GACCTCGACTGGAACGAGCAGGGGGTGGAGGGAGCGTTCCGGTTCCTCAACCGCATCTATCGGCTGATCGCCCCGCACGCGAAGACGATCACGGACGCCCCGGCCGCGTGGGGCGGCTCGGAGGAGGTCCGCGTCCTCCGCCAGGTGACCCACCGGACGCTGATCAAGGTCACCGGCGACATCGAGGACCGGTCCCACTTCAACACGGCGATCTCCGCCCTCATGGAGATGGTGAATTTCCTCTACCTCGTCCCCGAAACCGCGTGGGGCCGCCCCGCGACCGTGGCCGCGCTCCGGGAAGCGGTGGAGATCCTGCTCCACATGCTCTCTCCCTTCGCGCCGCATATGGGCGAGGAACTCTGGGAGCGGATCGGGGGGAAGGGGCTCCTCTGCTCCCGCT
The nucleotide sequence above comes from Deltaproteobacteria bacterium. Encoded proteins:
- a CDS encoding class I tRNA ligase family protein, with translation SKSKRNVVEPSTLIERYGADTARLFILFAAPPEKDLDWNEQGVEGAFRFLNRIYRLIAPHAKTITDAPAAWGGSEEVRVLRQVTHRTLIKVTGDIEDRSHFNTAISALMEMVNFLYLVPETAWGRPATVAALREAVEILLHMLSPFAPHMGEELWERIGGKGLLCSRSWPAADVDVAREEEVEVVVQVNGKVRSKLTVGAGAGEGEVRERVMADPKIREYTTGKEIRKTVYVPGKLFSIVVS